Part of the bacterium genome is shown below.
CGGCGTTGTCCGCATCGAAGTCGAAGACCGCAACGGGAACACCAGCAGCGTTCGCATTCCCGTGCAATCCGGCGCGCAGCGCTCTGCCATGCGCGTTGCCGGGAGCTGCGAATCCAACGGCTTCAGTCTAAGCGGCGACAATATTGCCATGAGCTGGGCTGACCTCCTGCCGGTCGGCGACGAAGTTCACATCCGTGATGACAATTTTGCCCTGCCTGCTAAACTCGTTTTGACCGCAGACCAAGCGTTCGAGCCCGGCAAGTACTTCTACAAGCGCAGCGGCGCCACGGGTAAGTCCGCGATCTGGCGCATCCCCGCCGATGACACAAGCACGATGTCCTGCTACGTCCTGCGCGGCGGAACCTATGGCATTGCTTACGATGATACCCCGCCGCGCCTGACCCTATCCGGACAGAGCGGCCAGATCAAATTCACGCTCGCCGACGACGAGTCATCCATTGATGACTCCAACGTGCGCTGCACCGTGGACGGCCAGACCGCGATTCCTGAGTACGAGTACGAAGAAGACGGCGGCACAATCTGGACGCCGCAGAAACTCGGCAGCGGCAAACACAAAGTGCAGTTCACCGCTGCCAATCGCGCCGGACTGACGAAGACCTGGGATATTACGGTGACGATTCCATGATACCCATTCGCGACGAAAACCCCACGCGCGGCACTCCGATCGTCACCATCGGACTGATTGCAATAAACGTCGTCGTCTTCGCCTTCCAATTCACGATGCCGCCTGACGCTCAGCAGGCATTCGTATTTGCATGGGGCGCGATTCCGCGCGACATCGTGGGCGGCTGGGACTTGCTTCCCGCCATTCCGCTCTCGTGGCTGACGCTCTGGTCTTCCATGTTCATGCACGGCGGCCTGATGCATCTCGGCGGGAATATGCTCTATCTCTGGATCTTCGGCAACAACATCGAAGACACGCTCGGCCACTTCAAATTCCTGCTCTTCTATCTGACGGGAGGCTTGGTCGCCGCGCTGAGCCATATCGTCTTCGATCCGTCGTCCGAAATTCCCATGGTGGGAGCCTCCGGCGCCATCAGTGCGGTCTTAGGTGCGTACATGCTGGCCTATCCCAAGGCGCGCGTCGTGGTCCTACTCTGGATCGTATACATCGTGCGCTTCATCACCGTCCCGGCGATCTTGATGCTCGGCATCTGGTTCGTCATGCAGCTCGGCGGCTTCGCCAATGAAATGAATCGGCAGGGCGGGGGAGTCGCTTGGTTAGCCCATATCGGCGGCTTCGTCAGCGGCGTTATCATGATTCTGCTGGCTGGCGTCCGCCCCAACCGAACGACCACGCGGACATCCCCGTGGCGCTGAGAACTTCGTCCCCGACACTGGCCGAGTCAGGTCACGACCGCCGCAACCCGGCCTGAGTGGCCTGTGCCAATTTCTAATTGCTACTTTCACTTTTCTAATCTGACATACCGTGCCCCGCATAGAACTCGATAAAGCCTACACACCGTCGTCCGTTGAAACGCGCCTCTATGACCAATGGGAACAGCAAGGCTGTTTTCGCGCGCAGATACGTAAAGGCCACAAGCCCTACGTCATCATGATGCCGCCGCCCAATGTCACCGGCATGCTCACGCTCGGACACGTTCTTAATAATTCCCTCCAGGATATGCTCTGCCGTTGGCGCCGTATGCACGGCGACGACGTGCTCTGGCTGCCCGGCACCGACCATGCCGGCATCGCCACACAAATCAAAGTCGAAGACCAGCTCGCCAAAGAAGGACTGTCGCGTCACGATCTTGGCCGCGAAAAACTCGTCGAGCGCATCTGGGAATGGCGTGAGAATTACGGCGGTATCATCTTGCAGCAGTTGCGCCGCATTGGCGCAAGCTGCGACTGGTCGCGCACACGCTTCACGCTCGATCCCGAAATGTCGCGTGCCGTTGCTGAGATCTTTGTGCGCCTGTACAAGAAAGGCCTGATTTATCGCGGCAAGCGCATCGTCAATTGGGACCCCGAAAAGCGCACCGCGCTCTCTGATGAACAGGTCGAGTATCGCACCGTCGCCTCAAATCTCTGGCACTTTCGTTACCCGTTGACCGACGGCAGCGGCCATCTCGTCGTCGCGACCACGCGCCCCGAAACAATGCTCGGTGACACCGCTGTCGCCGTGCATCCCGAAGATGAGCGCTATCGCCATTTGCATGGCAAAACCGTCACTCTCCCGCTCACCGGACGCGTCATTCCAATCGTCCCCGATGATTATGTGGATCGCGAATTCGGCACCGGCTGCGTTAAAGTCACGCCCGCACACGATCCCAACGACTTCGAAATCGGCAATCGCCACAACCTCGAATTCCTGATCGTTATCGGCCCCGATGGCAGGATGACGGATCTTGTTCCGCCGCAATTCCGCGGCCTCGACCGCAAGGAAGCACGCAAACAGGTTGTCGCTGCGCTTGAAGCCGACGGTTTCCTCGAGAAAGTCGAACCCTACCAAACATCCGTCGGTCACAACGAACGGACCGGCACTGTCATCGAACCGCTGCTTTCCGAACAGTGGTTTGTCCGCATGCAGGAGCTTGCGCAACCCGCCATCGCTGCCGTGCGCGAAGGCCGCGTCCGCTTCCATCCCGATCACTGGGAAAAGACCTACTTCCATTGGTTGGAAAACGTGCGCGACTGGTGCATCTCGCGGCAAATCTGGTGGGGACATCGCATCCCGCTATGGACAGTCAAAGAAACCGGCGAAATTATCTGCACGCTCGATGATCCCAGCGGTGATCCCAAGTACGCCGGGCTCACACTCGTCCAGGACCCCGACGTGCTTGATACCTGGTTCTCATCGTGGCTCTGGCCGTTCTCGACGCTCGGCTGGCCGCGCGACACCGAGGATCTTGCACACTTCTTTCCAAGTTCAACTCTGGTCACCGCGCCTGATATCATCTTCCTGTGGGTCGCGCGCATGATCATCTCGTCCGAAGAGGTTTTCGGCGTCGCACCCTACCAGGACGTTTACTTCACGGGCCTCGTTCGCGACATGCAGGGCCGCAAAATGTCCAAGTCGCTGGGCAATTCGCCCGATCCGCTCGAGGTGATTGACAGCTACGGCGCCGACGCGCTGCGCTTCACCATCATCTCGCAAACCCCGCGCGGAGGCGATATTCGTTTCGGCGTCGAACTCTGCGAGTTTGGCCGCAACTTCGCCAATAAACTTTGGAATGCGACGCGTTTCCTATTGATGAACGTGCCCGAAGAGGGTGATACGTTCGCCTTTACGCCCGTCGAAATTCTGCCCAGCGCGCCCGCCAATCTGATTGACCAGTGGATCACCTCAGCCTTCATGTCCTGCGTCCGCGACGTCGAAAAAGCACTCACCGAGTTCCGCTTCGCTGATGCCGCCAAACGCCTGCATGCGTTTATCTGGAACGACTTCTGTGACTGGTATCTAGAGTTGATCAAAGTGCGCTTGCAAGGGTCCGCCGATGAACGCGCCGACGCTCTGCGCCACGCCCTCGGTATCCTCCACGGCATCGTTCGCGCATTGCATCCCTTCATGCCGTTCGTCACCGAAGAAATCTACCACACGCTGAGCAGTCTGTCGGCCTCAAGTTGGCCCG
Proteins encoded:
- a CDS encoding rhomboid family intramembrane serine protease translates to MIPIRDENPTRGTPIVTIGLIAINVVVFAFQFTMPPDAQQAFVFAWGAIPRDIVGGWDLLPAIPLSWLTLWSSMFMHGGLMHLGGNMLYLWIFGNNIEDTLGHFKFLLFYLTGGLVAALSHIVFDPSSEIPMVGASGAISAVLGAYMLAYPKARVVVLLWIVYIVRFITVPAILMLGIWFVMQLGGFANEMNRQGGGVAWLAHIGGFVSGVIMILLAGVRPNRTTTRTSPWR
- a CDS encoding valine--tRNA ligase, translated to MPRIELDKAYTPSSVETRLYDQWEQQGCFRAQIRKGHKPYVIMMPPPNVTGMLTLGHVLNNSLQDMLCRWRRMHGDDVLWLPGTDHAGIATQIKVEDQLAKEGLSRHDLGREKLVERIWEWRENYGGIILQQLRRIGASCDWSRTRFTLDPEMSRAVAEIFVRLYKKGLIYRGKRIVNWDPEKRTALSDEQVEYRTVASNLWHFRYPLTDGSGHLVVATTRPETMLGDTAVAVHPEDERYRHLHGKTVTLPLTGRVIPIVPDDYVDREFGTGCVKVTPAHDPNDFEIGNRHNLEFLIVIGPDGRMTDLVPPQFRGLDRKEARKQVVAALEADGFLEKVEPYQTSVGHNERTGTVIEPLLSEQWFVRMQELAQPAIAAVREGRVRFHPDHWEKTYFHWLENVRDWCISRQIWWGHRIPLWTVKETGEIICTLDDPSGDPKYAGLTLVQDPDVLDTWFSSWLWPFSTLGWPRDTEDLAHFFPSSTLVTAPDIIFLWVARMIISSEEVFGVAPYQDVYFTGLVRDMQGRKMSKSLGNSPDPLEVIDSYGADALRFTIISQTPRGGDIRFGVELCEFGRNFANKLWNATRFLLMNVPEEGDTFAFTPVEILPSAPANLIDQWITSAFMSCVRDVEKALTEFRFADAAKRLHAFIWNDFCDWYLELIKVRLQGSADERADALRHALGILHGIVRALHPFMPFVTEEIYHTLSSLSASSWPAGHRHASIMVAQFPRYQATLVVPEVEEQFGKLQDVVTALRNIRGELRIVPSLRIPAGIRADHKKIADEWEAFADFVVRLAGLAELHLDGARPKGSASAIVQGIEVYVPLHGVIDVSAERARLQKEDERLLKLVEGTKSKLTNANFIERAKPEVVDAEREKLTELEHAHMKIRRFLEELEAAQ